In Thermococcus camini, a genomic segment contains:
- a CDS encoding sodium-dependent transporter, whose amino-acid sequence MDEVKKWTLYLIFLVAGFATGIGSIGLFPQFWLQYGITGMAVYIVFLTILTYVAILEAETVMKSGYYFVELYNKVSSRPAMVLSIFVVVAMFLSYYTANTMLSILSPVLGTGTVARLIAKIIMFAIIFLILTRAKEKTFAIMAFGSIIFVVAVFITAIAFKTQIPENAAFLGMAKHMVFARHGISLAMIKAAAERAIYGVGLGFAFYLMLGSFINERFNAKVIIGTGILIQLLIGIFSTVIVVYAIAPTTPDRLLQYVYGGEEGAIQMLGDLPDILVDYQTLLILIGVSAFFAGVTSLLPTAEVGLQIVESLFGVGRSRAATYLIGTSLLIGIFDSPPTIADMVLKAVVAATFFTAIYELYPVVSSKEKLSTPAMAVVAISAIILAVGGLYAFFGVFRMGGVYIASGILAAIVVLFGFFGDSLVPQRSA is encoded by the coding sequence ATGGATGAGGTGAAGAAGTGGACCCTGTATCTGATATTCCTGGTTGCAGGATTTGCCACAGGCATCGGCAGCATAGGACTGTTTCCGCAGTTCTGGCTCCAGTATGGTATAACCGGAATGGCAGTGTACATAGTGTTCCTAACGATACTGACCTATGTCGCCATACTTGAAGCGGAAACTGTAATGAAGTCCGGCTACTACTTCGTTGAGCTGTACAACAAGGTTTCCAGCAGACCCGCGATGGTGCTGTCGATCTTCGTGGTTGTGGCAATGTTCCTGTCATACTACACCGCCAATACTATGCTCTCCATACTGTCGCCGGTTCTCGGCACCGGAACCGTTGCAAGGCTCATAGCGAAGATAATAATGTTCGCCATAATCTTTCTGATACTCACCAGGGCCAAGGAGAAGACCTTTGCGATAATGGCCTTCGGTTCGATAATCTTCGTCGTCGCGGTTTTCATCACCGCTATTGCTTTCAAGACCCAGATACCTGAGAACGCCGCGTTCCTTGGCATGGCCAAGCACATGGTGTTTGCCAGGCACGGAATAAGCCTCGCTATGATAAAGGCTGCCGCGGAGAGGGCCATCTATGGAGTCGGCCTTGGGTTTGCCTTCTACCTGATGCTCGGCAGCTTCATCAACGAGCGCTTCAACGCCAAGGTCATCATCGGAACTGGAATCCTGATTCAGCTGCTAATCGGAATTTTCTCCACGGTGATAGTCGTCTACGCCATCGCACCCACGACCCCCGACAGGCTTCTCCAGTACGTCTACGGTGGTGAAGAGGGAGCCATCCAGATGCTCGGGGACCTCCCGGACATACTGGTGGATTACCAGACTCTGTTGATTCTGATAGGAGTATCGGCGTTCTTCGCGGGAGTAACCAGCCTGCTCCCGACGGCGGAGGTTGGCCTCCAGATAGTCGAGTCCCTATTCGGAGTCGGCAGAAGCAGGGCCGCCACCTACCTGATCGGAACATCGCTGCTCATAGGAATCTTTGACTCCCCCCCGACGATAGCGGACATGGTACTTAAGGCCGTCGTCGCTGCGACGTTCTTCACGGCCATATACGAGCTGTATCCAGTGGTGTCCTCAAAGGAGAAGCTCTCGACCCCGGCAATGGCAGTGGTTGCAATAAGCGCTATTATACTGGCAGTTGGTGGCCTTTACGCCTTCTTTGGAGTCTTCAGGATGGGTGGGGTGTACATTGCTTCCGGAATCCTGGCGGCGATAGTCGTGCTCTTCGGCTTCTTTGGGGACAGCCTGGTCCCACAGAGGAGCGCCTGA